A window of the Nitrosococcus wardiae genome harbors these coding sequences:
- a CDS encoding phosphoribosylanthranilate isomerase: MRTRVKFCGITRREDAIHATRLGADAIGLVFYPHSPRAVSPQQACQIVRELPPFVTVVGLFVNAAADYLHQVLARVPIDILQFHGEESPEECSRYGRPYVKAIRMAEGVDLLGLERVYGSAAALLLDTYQVGVAGGTGQVFDWSRVPEGLSKGIILAGGLTPENVAQAVMKVRPYAVDVSGGVEQTKGVKDAAKMAAFMRGVYSVN; this comes from the coding sequence ATGCGTACACGGGTAAAATTTTGTGGCATTACGCGTAGAGAGGATGCTATCCATGCCACTCGCTTAGGTGCGGATGCCATTGGCTTAGTTTTTTATCCCCACAGTCCACGGGCGGTTAGTCCACAGCAGGCTTGCCAAATTGTGCGGGAATTGCCACCTTTTGTGACGGTGGTCGGGTTGTTTGTGAACGCTGCTGCTGATTATCTTCACCAGGTATTAGCTAGGGTGCCGATCGATATCCTCCAGTTCCATGGGGAGGAGTCTCCTGAAGAATGCAGTCGTTATGGCCGGCCCTATGTGAAGGCCATTCGGATGGCGGAGGGAGTGGATCTCTTGGGGCTGGAGCGGGTCTATGGGAGTGCTGCAGCCTTGTTATTGGATACCTATCAGGTAGGGGTGGCCGGGGGGACGGGGCAGGTCTTTGATTGGAGCCGCGTTCCTGAGGGCCTTTCCAAGGGGATTATCTTAGCCGGGGGCTTAACTCCCGAAAATGTTGCCCAGGCGGTGATGAAGGTACGGCCCTATGCTGTGGATGTCAGTGGCGGAGTCGAACAAACTAAAGGCGTGAAAGATGCCGCCAAAATGGCGGCCTTTATGCGAGGTGTATACAGTGTCAATTGA
- a CDS encoding aspartate-semialdehyde dehydrogenase: protein MSRTFDVAVVGATGAVGQAMMEILDQRDFPIRTLYPLASERSAGEELSFGRKKVVVENLADFDFSKVQIGLFSAGAKVSAEYAPKAAAAGCVVVDNTSQFRYDDEIPLVVPEVNPQAIEGYKDHGIIANPNCSTIQMVVALKPIYDAVGIERINVATYQAVSGTGKEAIEELAQQTSALLNGRPISPKAYPKQIAFNVLPHIDAFQDNGYTREEMKMMWETQKILDNKSILLNPTAVRVPVFYGHSEAVHLETRTKITAPEVKSLLQKAPGIVVFDEHKNGGYPTAVTEASGKDPVFVGRIREDISHPRGIDLWIVADNVRKGAALNSIQIAELLIKDYL from the coding sequence ATGAGTAGAACATTTGATGTGGCAGTCGTCGGGGCAACTGGAGCTGTGGGACAGGCCATGATGGAGATCCTGGATCAGCGGGATTTTCCCATCCGTACGCTTTACCCTTTGGCGAGCGAGCGCTCTGCGGGTGAAGAGTTGTCATTTGGCCGGAAAAAAGTGGTCGTGGAGAATCTGGCTGACTTTGACTTTTCTAAGGTTCAGATTGGCTTGTTTTCTGCGGGTGCTAAAGTCTCAGCCGAGTATGCTCCTAAAGCTGCTGCTGCAGGTTGCGTTGTGGTGGATAACACCTCTCAGTTTCGCTATGACGACGAGATTCCCTTAGTGGTCCCCGAGGTTAATCCTCAGGCCATTGAAGGTTATAAGGACCATGGAATTATTGCCAATCCCAATTGTTCGACTATCCAAATGGTGGTGGCTCTAAAGCCTATTTATGATGCGGTGGGTATTGAACGCATTAATGTGGCCACCTACCAAGCGGTTTCTGGCACTGGCAAAGAAGCCATTGAGGAGTTGGCACAGCAAACTTCCGCATTACTGAATGGGCGCCCCATTTCGCCAAAAGCTTATCCCAAGCAAATAGCCTTTAATGTATTGCCCCACATCGACGCATTTCAGGACAACGGTTATACCCGGGAAGAGATGAAAATGATGTGGGAGACACAAAAAATCCTTGATAATAAGTCAATTTTGCTGAATCCAACTGCAGTGCGGGTACCCGTTTTTTATGGCCATTCCGAAGCCGTGCACTTGGAGACCCGGACCAAAATTACAGCGCCCGAGGTTAAATCTCTGTTGCAGAAAGCACCGGGTATTGTAGTTTTTGATGAGCACAAAAATGGAGGGTATCCCACTGCGGTCACCGAGGCTTCGGGCAAGGATCCTGTCTTTGTGGGACGCATTCGGGAAGATATTTCCCACCCCAGGGGTATAGACCTGTGGATTGTGGCCGATAACGTCCGCAAGGGCGCGGCGTTAAATAGCATCCAAATCGCGGAATTGCTAATTAAAGATTACCTATAA
- the trpB gene encoding tryptophan synthase subunit beta: MPDEKGHFGPYGGRFVAETLMGPIEELRQAYERYRNDPDFQAELEADLAHYVGRPTPLYFAKRWSEQLGGARIFLKREDLNHTGAHKINNTVGQALLARRMGKTRLIAETGAGQHGVATATVAARFGLECVIYMGAEDMERQAPNVYRMRLLGAEVVPVTSGSQTLKDALNEAMRDWVTHVDNTFYVIGTVAGPHPYPAMVRDFQTIIGREARAQILEQTGALPHALVACVGGGSNAIGLFHPFLKDEQVALYGVEAAGLGLETGQHAAPLCAGKPGVLHGNRTYLMEDKHGQILDTHSLSAGLDYPGVGPEHAWLRDVGRATYVAIGDEEALAAFRALTRIEGIIPALESCHALAYAMQLAPTLTQDQGIIVNLSGRGDKDINTVARIEGISL, translated from the coding sequence ATGCCTGATGAAAAAGGTCATTTTGGTCCCTATGGTGGTCGTTTTGTGGCAGAAACCTTGATGGGGCCCATTGAAGAGCTCCGTCAAGCCTATGAACGTTACCGTAATGATCCGGACTTTCAGGCTGAATTGGAAGCTGATCTCGCTCATTATGTGGGGCGGCCGACACCACTGTATTTTGCCAAGCGTTGGAGTGAGCAGTTGGGAGGTGCCCGCATCTTTCTGAAGCGAGAGGACCTTAATCATACCGGGGCCCACAAGATCAATAATACTGTGGGGCAGGCCCTATTGGCTCGGCGGATGGGAAAAACCCGCTTGATTGCTGAAACGGGAGCAGGACAACATGGAGTCGCTACGGCTACAGTAGCCGCCCGTTTTGGGTTGGAATGTGTGATCTATATGGGGGCCGAGGATATGGAACGGCAAGCCCCCAATGTTTACCGAATGCGCCTATTGGGGGCGGAGGTGGTGCCCGTGACCTCGGGCTCTCAGACCTTAAAGGATGCCCTCAATGAGGCCATGCGCGATTGGGTCACTCATGTGGATAACACCTTTTATGTTATTGGGACGGTGGCGGGTCCTCATCCCTACCCCGCTATGGTACGGGATTTTCAGACCATTATTGGGCGCGAGGCCCGAGCCCAAATTCTGGAGCAGACGGGGGCCCTTCCCCATGCTTTAGTCGCTTGCGTGGGGGGAGGTTCCAACGCGATTGGTTTATTCCATCCTTTTCTCAAAGATGAGCAGGTTGCCCTCTATGGGGTTGAGGCGGCAGGATTAGGATTGGAGACCGGCCAGCATGCTGCTCCCCTCTGTGCTGGCAAGCCGGGTGTTCTTCATGGTAATCGGACTTATCTGATGGAAGATAAGCATGGTCAGATTTTAGATACCCACTCCCTGTCGGCCGGCCTTGATTATCCCGGGGTAGGTCCCGAGCATGCGTGGTTAAGGGATGTGGGGCGGGCCACTTATGTGGCCATCGGAGACGAGGAAGCCTTGGCGGCATTCCGTGCCCTGACCCGAATTGAAGGTATTATTCCTGCTTTGGAGAGTTGCCATGCTTTGGCTTACGCCATGCAATTGGCGCCGACTCTGACCCAGGACCAGGGGATTATCGTGAACCTTTCAGGGCGAGGGGATAAGGATATCAATACAGTTGCCCGGATTGAGGGGATCTCACTGTGA
- the truA gene encoding tRNA pseudouridine(38-40) synthase TruA: protein MRIAFGVEYEGSNFCGWQSQRGAPTVQATLEEAIARVADEPVTVITAGRTDAGVHATAQVVHFDTKASRLEHNWIFGCNVNLPPEVVVLWAQPVGETFHARFSAVARHYRYVILNRRVRSAIANRRVTWYCHPLSVSRMREAGAYLIGEHDFSSFRAKACQAKSPVRNVYRLEVRRQEDFIVIDISANAFLHHMVRNIVGALMAVGRGEQPPHWVEEVLQARCRALGSVTARPDGLYLVGVDYPDHFNLPRFSRPITVW, encoded by the coding sequence ATGAGAATTGCGTTTGGTGTCGAGTATGAAGGATCCAACTTTTGCGGCTGGCAGTCGCAAAGGGGGGCGCCTACGGTTCAGGCCACCTTGGAAGAGGCTATTGCCAGAGTGGCCGATGAGCCGGTCACTGTCATCACAGCAGGACGCACCGATGCAGGGGTGCATGCCACGGCACAGGTCGTTCATTTTGATACCAAGGCTTCCCGTTTAGAGCATAACTGGATTTTTGGATGCAATGTAAACCTACCACCGGAGGTGGTGGTATTATGGGCCCAGCCTGTGGGTGAGACTTTTCATGCCCGGTTTTCGGCGGTAGCACGACACTATCGATATGTTATCCTTAATCGCAGGGTACGGTCGGCTATCGCGAATCGCCGCGTAACATGGTATTGTCATCCATTATCTGTCTCGAGGATGAGGGAAGCGGGTGCCTATCTGATTGGTGAGCATGACTTCTCCTCCTTTCGGGCCAAGGCTTGCCAGGCTAAGAGCCCAGTCAGGAACGTATACCGCCTGGAGGTGAGGCGGCAAGAGGATTTTATCGTGATCGATATCTCGGCCAATGCTTTTCTGCACCATATGGTGCGTAATATCGTTGGGGCGTTGATGGCCGTAGGGAGGGGGGAACAGCCGCCCCATTGGGTGGAGGAGGTTTTACAGGCCCGCTGCCGTGCTTTGGGAAGTGTCACTGCCCGGCCTGATGGTTTGTACTTGGTGGGCGTGGATTACCCCGATCATTTCAACCTTCCTAGGTTTTCACGTCCCATTACGGTTTGGTAA
- a CDS encoding FimV/HubP family polar landmark protein, with the protein MVRKTIVSVSVAGLLAASSPWEAYSLGLGGIELKSGLNQRFRAEIALHAVRDTSLEDINVKLASSEDFFRAGLDRALVLSTLRFRPLRKETGDIVVEVTSQGPIREPFLNFLLAVAWPQGQLLREYTVLLDPPFLLEPGPSIASSAASGQTPEEAAVPQKAAPPLMAQTSEPNAEPVRASSTAEAGFSTYGPTQSAETLWPIAQQVRPSSSLTPQQMMLALQRANPDAFLQNNINGLKVGQVLKVPIEEEVLEFTPAEAVNQVQQQNEVWATLLEKEAALESELQASEAAGPKERDAQGSMSEGEVKILATSASPFQLQEGVPKAQEGGEIAHLQTQLALAQETLETRTQENEGLQVRLQELEAQVKTLQQLLAAKDAQLAELEETPEEMIQEAQSLAVQGGELELIDALTLSAEELENSASPSSGDVASPPSGGELPETAPVVSSDSLDSLSAREVVANQAPQEAKLAGEVLSEEKESKLEGVFSTWMNLKNLLLLGGSSVLLLALAVLRLRKRKTTEEPTPAMAGQEMEEDEPVQVFAEKMEQVSPLEQEAVDRDDVPASPASAPIENHEAMAEADGYLASGRHHKAAKVLKEALIEEPHRQDLKLKLAEVYHAAGNGNAFAALVEEWAPSQDKDDPLWADLMAMGRDLNPSHPLFASSPQDNEENLEITYHEVLEITSDEDSSENSSDLSPWSLTSDEDTTALFSPSEEKTPEVQLSQAGDETSYLEDVGLEFDLGGMTLAEPNTLADGTADRSVEAEGEEGGIEFTLEDSFSPLGIEENLGESLEALSPNFPEFESPENAPESLVQGIDTGDKESPSLEADDFTPVAPLGDDSREESEEFSPGKTLMEDLDEMEIKLDLARAYMDMGDADGARSILEEVVVAGNEQQRNTGQELLTELAKAS; encoded by the coding sequence ATGGTGCGGAAGACGATCGTCAGCGTATCGGTAGCGGGGTTGTTAGCGGCCTCTTCACCCTGGGAGGCTTATTCTCTGGGGTTAGGGGGAATCGAGCTGAAATCAGGGCTTAATCAGCGGTTTAGAGCAGAGATTGCGCTGCATGCGGTGCGGGATACATCCTTAGAGGATATTAATGTAAAACTGGCGTCCAGTGAAGATTTTTTTCGGGCAGGACTCGATCGTGCTTTGGTGCTGAGCACGCTCCGTTTTCGCCCGTTACGTAAAGAGACGGGGGATATTGTTGTTGAAGTGACTTCGCAGGGTCCTATTCGCGAGCCCTTTCTTAATTTCTTGCTCGCTGTGGCTTGGCCGCAGGGCCAGCTACTGCGGGAATACACCGTGCTCTTGGATCCTCCCTTCCTGCTAGAGCCAGGGCCTTCTATTGCCAGCTCCGCTGCCAGTGGCCAGACTCCAGAAGAGGCGGCTGTACCGCAGAAGGCAGCTCCCCCCCTAATGGCCCAGACCTCAGAGCCAAATGCTGAGCCCGTCAGAGCTTCTTCAACGGCTGAGGCGGGTTTTTCTACCTATGGGCCTACTCAGTCAGCTGAGACATTGTGGCCCATTGCGCAACAGGTGCGGCCCAGTTCCTCCCTTACCCCTCAACAGATGATGCTGGCCCTGCAGCGGGCTAACCCGGATGCTTTCCTGCAAAATAATATCAATGGCTTGAAAGTCGGTCAGGTGCTCAAAGTACCGATAGAGGAGGAAGTGCTAGAGTTCACCCCCGCAGAGGCAGTAAATCAAGTACAACAGCAAAATGAAGTCTGGGCAACGCTTTTGGAGAAAGAGGCAGCACTAGAAAGCGAGCTTCAAGCCTCCGAGGCAGCAGGTCCTAAAGAGAGGGATGCCCAGGGGAGTATGTCAGAGGGTGAAGTCAAGATTTTAGCTACCTCGGCATCTCCTTTTCAGCTCCAGGAGGGAGTGCCGAAGGCCCAAGAAGGCGGTGAGATTGCCCATTTGCAGACACAGTTGGCTTTAGCCCAGGAAACTCTTGAGACTCGGACCCAGGAAAACGAAGGGCTGCAAGTTCGTCTCCAGGAATTGGAAGCCCAGGTGAAAACCCTGCAGCAACTGTTAGCGGCGAAGGATGCTCAGCTAGCAGAGTTGGAGGAAACCCCAGAAGAGATGATCCAGGAAGCGCAAAGCTTAGCGGTACAAGGAGGGGAGCTTGAGTTGATTGATGCCTTGACCCTTTCGGCTGAGGAATTAGAGAATTCAGCCTCGCCTTCTTCTGGGGATGTAGCATCTCCCCCCTCTGGGGGAGAACTTCCCGAGACAGCGCCTGTTGTTTCTTCTGATTCTCTTGATTCTCTATCGGCCCGGGAAGTCGTAGCCAACCAAGCGCCTCAGGAGGCCAAGCTTGCCGGGGAAGTCCTTTCTGAGGAAAAGGAAAGCAAGCTCGAGGGTGTCTTCAGCACCTGGATGAATCTGAAAAATCTCCTTTTGCTCGGTGGCAGCAGCGTGCTGCTCTTGGCCTTAGCTGTTTTGCGCTTGCGCAAACGCAAAACCACTGAAGAGCCGACCCCTGCCATGGCTGGCCAAGAAATGGAGGAGGATGAGCCTGTCCAAGTCTTTGCTGAAAAAATGGAACAAGTATCTCCATTAGAGCAGGAAGCGGTCGATAGAGATGATGTCCCGGCTTCTCCAGCTTCGGCACCGATAGAGAATCACGAGGCTATGGCCGAGGCTGATGGGTACCTTGCTTCCGGGCGCCATCACAAGGCAGCAAAGGTGCTCAAGGAGGCTTTAATTGAGGAGCCCCATCGCCAGGATCTAAAGCTAAAACTGGCCGAAGTTTACCATGCGGCGGGTAATGGGAACGCCTTTGCCGCGTTAGTTGAGGAATGGGCCCCGAGCCAAGATAAAGACGATCCCCTGTGGGCTGATTTGATGGCAATGGGAAGGGATTTGAATCCTAGCCATCCTCTCTTTGCAAGCTCACCACAGGATAATGAAGAAAATTTAGAAATTACCTATCACGAGGTCTTGGAAATAACTTCCGATGAGGATTCATCTGAGAATTCATCGGACCTAAGCCCCTGGTCTCTTACCTCTGATGAAGATACGACAGCATTATTTTCTCCCTCTGAGGAAAAGACACCAGAGGTGCAGCTCTCTCAAGCCGGGGATGAGACATCTTACCTAGAGGATGTAGGCCTGGAATTTGATCTAGGAGGGATGACATTAGCCGAGCCTAATACCTTAGCCGATGGAACGGCGGATAGGTCTGTGGAAGCTGAGGGGGAAGAGGGCGGAATAGAGTTCACGCTTGAGGACTCTTTCTCCCCGCTTGGGATAGAAGAGAACTTAGGAGAGTCGCTGGAAGCCTTGTCCCCTAATTTCCCCGAATTTGAGTCCCCGGAAAACGCCCCTGAATCACTGGTGCAAGGAATCGACACTGGCGATAAGGAGTCCCCCTCCTTGGAAGCGGATGATTTTACCCCTGTAGCTCCCTTAGGGGATGACAGTCGGGAGGAGAGTGAGGAGTTTTCCCCCGGAAAGACGCTGATGGAGGATCTTGACGAGATGGAAATCAAGTTGGATTTGGCACGAGCCTATATGGACATGGGGGATGCTGACGGGGCTCGTAGTATCCTAGAAGAAGTTGTAGTCGCTGGCAATGAACAGCAGCGGAATACAGGCCAGGAACTACTTACTGAGCTCGCGAAAGCTTCTTAA
- the trpA gene encoding tryptophan synthase subunit alpha has product MSRIAECFAALQEQGRKALIPYITAGDPNPQVTVPLMHAMVTAGADILELGVPFSDPMADGPVIQKACERALASGTSLEDVLAMVAEFRQRDQDTPVVLMGYLNPIEIMGYQTFAQQAAAQGVDGVLTVDMPPEEAEPLVMACQEQGLDRIFLLAPTSSSERMKQICALGSGFVYYVSLKGVTGALTLDVDDVGQHVAMIRRHTSLPVGVGFGIRDAESASKIATIADAVVVGSTLVKRIEQHQDKPEAIPEEIGALLRAMREAIDAIEGA; this is encoded by the coding sequence GTGAGCCGGATTGCTGAGTGTTTTGCTGCTCTTCAAGAGCAGGGGAGAAAAGCGCTGATTCCTTATATTACTGCCGGTGATCCCAACCCCCAAGTCACGGTCCCTTTAATGCATGCCATGGTGACGGCTGGAGCTGATATCCTGGAACTAGGGGTTCCTTTTTCCGATCCGATGGCCGATGGCCCGGTGATTCAAAAGGCCTGTGAACGTGCTTTGGCTTCGGGGACCTCCTTGGAGGATGTCTTAGCCATGGTAGCTGAGTTTCGTCAAAGGGATCAGGATACTCCGGTGGTGCTGATGGGTTACCTTAATCCTATTGAAATCATGGGCTACCAAACTTTTGCCCAACAAGCGGCTGCCCAAGGAGTTGATGGGGTTCTGACGGTGGATATGCCACCGGAGGAGGCCGAACCGTTGGTTATGGCTTGTCAGGAGCAAGGACTAGACCGGATTTTTTTGTTGGCGCCCACTAGCTCCTCTGAGCGTATGAAACAAATTTGCGCTTTGGGCAGTGGCTTTGTCTACTACGTCTCTTTAAAAGGGGTGACGGGGGCCCTTACCCTGGATGTGGATGATGTGGGTCAGCACGTGGCTATGATCCGGCGCCATACTTCCTTGCCGGTAGGGGTGGGATTTGGCATTCGGGATGCTGAATCGGCGTCCAAAATAGCAACTATCGCCGATGCTGTGGTGGTGGGCAGTACCCTGGTTAAGCGTATTGAGCAACACCAGGACAAACCTGAGGCGATTCCAGAGGAAATTGGCGCCCTATTGCGGGCGATGCGTGAAGCTATTGATGCCATTGAGGGCGCTTAA
- the accD gene encoding acetyl-CoA carboxylase, carboxyltransferase subunit beta — MSWLGKLLPSKIRTEGPKRKSVPEGLWTKCNACDAILYRVELERNMDVCPKCGAHKRISARRRLNVFLDEGYRKEIGANLQPVDTLKFKDSKKYKDRLSQTQKAVQESDSLVVMEGQIRELPVVAAAFEFSFMGGSMGSVVGERFVRGVEAAIEQRIPMVCFSASGGARMQEGLFSLMQMSKTSAALARLSKQGLPFISVLTDPTMGGVSASLAMLGDINIAEPGALIGFAGPRVIEQTVHQKLPEGFQRSEFLLEHGAIDMIVDRRDLPDRIARMLAILTHRPSI, encoded by the coding sequence ATGAGTTGGCTTGGCAAACTTCTTCCCTCCAAAATCCGCACCGAAGGGCCTAAACGTAAATCAGTACCGGAAGGTTTGTGGACTAAGTGCAACGCCTGTGATGCGATTCTGTACCGTGTGGAATTGGAACGTAACATGGATGTGTGTCCTAAGTGTGGTGCCCACAAACGAATTAGTGCTCGCCGGCGCTTAAATGTCTTCCTTGATGAAGGATATCGAAAAGAAATTGGTGCTAATTTGCAGCCGGTGGATACCCTCAAATTTAAGGACAGCAAGAAGTACAAGGACCGATTATCACAAACCCAAAAGGCCGTTCAGGAAAGCGATTCCCTGGTGGTTATGGAAGGACAGATCAGGGAGCTGCCGGTAGTGGCTGCTGCCTTTGAATTTAGTTTTATGGGGGGGTCTATGGGGTCCGTGGTGGGGGAGCGCTTTGTTCGGGGCGTAGAAGCCGCCATTGAGCAACGGATACCGATGGTGTGTTTTTCCGCCAGTGGAGGTGCCCGGATGCAGGAAGGCTTATTCTCACTCATGCAAATGAGCAAGACCAGTGCTGCTCTTGCTCGCCTAAGCAAGCAAGGCCTTCCTTTTATTTCGGTGCTTACCGATCCCACGATGGGGGGCGTGAGTGCTAGTCTGGCCATGTTGGGAGATATTAATATTGCCGAACCGGGTGCTTTGATTGGTTTTGCTGGCCCCCGTGTGATTGAGCAGACTGTGCACCAGAAATTGCCGGAGGGCTTTCAACGGAGCGAGTTTTTGTTAGAACACGGTGCCATTGACATGATTGTCGATCGACGTGACCTCCCGGATCGCATAGCTAGGATGCTGGCTATACTGACTCACCGACCCTCTATCTAG